A single region of the Malaclemys terrapin pileata isolate rMalTer1 chromosome 2, rMalTer1.hap1, whole genome shotgun sequence genome encodes:
- the TCIM gene encoding transcriptional and immune response regulator — MKAKKSNQISTMSTSLRVSPSVHGYRFDTALRKKAVANIYESTDQESLQKLFKNSGDKKAEERARIILDTDQDLEEKTRALMALKQRTKDKLFQFLKLRKYSIKVH; from the coding sequence ATGAAAGCAAAGAAAAGCAATCAAATTTCAACCATGTCCACATCCTTAAGAGTGAGCCCATCGGTCCATGGCTATCGGTTTGACACAGCCTTGCGAAAGAAAGCTGTGGCCAATATCTATGAAAGCACAGATCAAGAATCTCTTCAGAAGCTCTTCAAAAACTCTGGCGACAAGAAAGCAGAGGAAAGAGCCAGAATCATACTTGACACTGATCAGGACTTGGAGGAGAAAACACGAGCATTAATGGCACTAAAGCAGAGAACAAAAGACAAACTTTTCCAGTTTCTGAAACTTCGGAAATATTCCATTAAAGTTCATTGA